The following is a genomic window from Chaetodon trifascialis isolate fChaTrf1 chromosome 13, fChaTrf1.hap1, whole genome shotgun sequence.
AATGCTACAGTAGctattcacacaaacacacacagtaacaaaaaacactaaaatcctCTGCACACCCTGACACAGCACTGATCACAGGAATCAACAGAGGTGATTACAGGAAACCATAAATTAAAGATCACAATATTAAAACCTCTATGATAGGGGGACTCTGTTTGGGGAATTTAGGAGATGAATGTTAGAGGTTATCGCTATTTACAAGagttaaattattaaaatggcttttctcagtttctgtgtctctctctttgtgttcctTTAGCGGCCTCTGTGGATGAGACCTGTCAGCAGCGTCAAAGGGTGATGACGTCACAGCATCGAgagttgatgacatcacagcgtTCGGGGGTGGATGACATCGTCTTGTCGAGGGGTCGATGATGTCACGGTTTGATTTCCCTCACGGGTCCTCTGTAGTCTTGAGTAGCTCCATCAGCGCCCCCACAGCTCCAAAGTAACCCtggtgcaacacacacacacacacacacacacacacacacacacacacacacacacacacacacacacacacacacacacacacacacacacactttttacacATGTGCATGTAGTCCAGCATTAAGCTCAAGCTTTAGAAACAGGAGGTGTGAGTGCTCCCACAGGCCTGACCGCAGGGCCACAGCTTGGAGTTTACTGGTCGAACGCTCACCTCGTGTTCCAGGAAGAGGGCTCTTAGTTGTCCTTTAGACCAGAAGTCCATGGCATAGGCTAGCAGTTTTGTGGACACCGTGTTGATACGAAGGAAGTTCCCAACAAACACCACACGCTCGATTTTCTGATATGAAGAGAGACAAAAGGCAAATTAAGAGGAATCAAGCCCAACTATGTGCATGACAACTAAGCCAAATACAGCATAAACCCTCATTTGAAAATATGAAAGGCTGGAGCGCAACGTTCATGAAGAAAAGccaaaaacagcatttagactCCACCCATCACACCAGAGGATGGTGCTCACTGCTCCGTCTGTGaaacagacattaaaaatgtgtctttgtacAACTTTTTGGGGATGTTTTAACTTGTCCAAGAgcacattaataaataaaaataattacttAAACACACATGTATAAATTAACTTCACGGATGAACTCATATTTTATGTGAAACAGATCAGCAGCTGTAGCGAAAAATGCAACATCTGTTCCAAACCACAAGGTGGTGCTGGAGAGCTGGTGAAGAGGTTACATTTATTTAGCCGACTCCTTTCATCCAAAGTGACTTATAATAAGTACATTCAGCCATGTGGGCCAAAACAAACACTACAAGAATCACACAAGTACAACGACTTCCTCAAATAAGCTGAACAGCTTCAAGTGCATCGTTTAGAAACAGGCCTCACGGTCTATTTAACGGTGGGTCAcctcagtcacagcagcaaatCCGACACCAACTAAATGTGGATTACATTCAGTTTTATACCCAAACTGAAAAGCTTTCAAAGCTCCCaaaactgctaaatgctgcGAAAACGTTTCTTGTATCATGGAAATACATCATTTGCTTAAATATACTGAAGGCGTGCAGGATGTAGACAGTGACAGTGTAGACAGCCTTTTTCTTGTCAAAAATGGCAAGAAACAACCACAGCGGTTGGTGGATTTTGTGGGATTGTGAATGGATAAACCACCACGACCGGAatcataaacatgttttctgctgtgagCAGAGATCGTTTGTGACAGACGTTATCTTCATGCTGTAAACTGAATTATGCAATTCGATAATCAAGGCTGTGCACTTAGAACAACATGTGCACTTGTGTGTTTACACGTGTGTGGTTAGTGTTAAAGCTAGACCAGTGCTCTGATAGGCCTATATGATGGGAAACTATGGGGCTTATTGATATCCAATTATTGGGCAATCTACCTCTGACTGGATGGCGGTTTAAAGGCCTTAGAGCAGGTCTCACATCAACATTAACGATAACTAAAATCAAAACTGGTGAATTCCTTCCATAAACATCAGCCCTCAGCTCCTGTGGCTGGTGGACGCCGCCACGCCCtcgctgcagctctgtgtgcagtGATAGCCCTGTACAATGCTGCTTGATCGCCATGCCACAAGGCAACACTGTAAAGAAGCTGACAGCACACAGAAAGACTCCAGGCTGATCCCTCACTCCACAAAACAACAAGTCTCAGATTGGCTGAAACACCGTCAAATCCAGCTTTAGCTCCGTTTTTctttcatattactatttatcaCGTACGATTTACCACCTACATCAGTCATGAAACTGTTATTCAATTAGACTGTActatttttagctgtttgttATGTCTCTGTGAGACATTGGCTGATCTTACTGTGGTGACGATTTGCACCCACAATCCCAAAACTTGCCCGGACGTTCACAGTTGTTTATTTGAAACTGGCTGAGCTTCAAAACATCAGCAACATTGAGCTGGGAGGAAAATTAAGGATTTTTGAGGGGCTGGGACAAAATCAGTGTATTTTAAACGTTTAAACTTAAAACTGTGCAGCAACACAGCTCTTATGTAATCAGCCTGTCCGTCCTGACAGGCCTGATCGAGGCTAACTTCCTCCTCTAATCTCTCAGATTACTCTCAGACAATAAACCAATAACGAACCCGCGTAGaaataaagcacacacagaaattgtgtgtgtgtgtttgcaggtgcatttgtgcgtgtgtgtttcatgaGCATGACTTCATGTTGTTAGTCATGCTGAGTGGTTGGAAAAGCTGCAGACCCTGGACGGCGGGTCGGCGCatacgtgtgtgtttatgagtatTTCAACACCAACATAAGCTACCGGAACTATAAtcgttcatgtgtttgtgtgcaagtaTTACATAAAGCACATGCCTGTTGTGACAGATATGTTGGATAGTGTGTTggatgacctgtgtgtgtgtgtgtgtgtgtgtacctcgTTAACAGCACACATCCGCGCTATGGATCCTATGTTATTAGTGATGGTGACCAGCGTGGCTCTGGCCAGGTCTTCCTTACTGATGCTGTCTCGCTTCTCTTTGCTCATCATGTGACCAAAGCTGTAAAAAACAgaccaaatcaaacacacacacacacgtcaacaTGACCACAAGGACACACTTCCCTCACGTGCATTACTCCAGTTGGACGAACTCTCGACAAACCAAACAGGCACAGGACAGGAGCGCCTCCACATGTCACAACAACCTTCAGAACAACAGTAAACAAGGGCTGTTTGTCAacacgtgtgtgtttttcagcgAAGGGCCACCAAAACAAGAACAGTGATTATAACTGtgataaaatctgtttttcaccTACTTTATGGATCGACCTTTGAACACAGGTTTACTGTAGTAAATGCTAAACCCAGATTAGTGAGTGAACGTCTGAGTGTGccagtgagtcagtgtgtgcgCGCACCGTTATCAATCAGCTGTTCATTCAGAGTTCATTCATTTTAGTGTTTCTGATCATCATCCCTGATGCAgctggacaaataaaaaatgtgcatCAGAGATGAAATCCACCGAGCGTCTCTCCTGATTGGCTCCTTGTCAGCTGAAGTCCTCCGGACCACATCAGGTGCAGGAAGTGAAATTCGACTTAGGGCACCGAAGCACCAAGCAGTGACTGAAAGAGtcgctctgctctctgtctccatcagtgTGCTCTATTTACAACACAGTTACTGTTTTGTAGTTTGGTAATTTTGTGCCACGAGTTTGTTATTCGAGTCATCAATGTTTAGGAGGCAGCCCTAATTCACTGAAGAATTTTGTGGCGACATTGTGGACCTTCAGCCTTCATCGCGCTCACCTGGATGCCACAGCGGAGCCCTGCAGGCCGAAGCGCTCGTAGTCTCCTCCGTAGATATCTTTCACCAGTTTGTCCACGTTGGTGGAGTCGCCCTTGCTGGCCATTTCCAACGCCTCCTCGAACGTCTCGCAGCCCGTCAGCAGACAGCAAAGGCCCAGAAATGTACCACCTCCCAGACTGAAAGAGGAAGACGTcggagagagagtgtgaggaaGACAATAATAAAGAGGTGAAAGGGGACACAGAGAACGTAAGAGGAAGAGTAGATGGCGAAGAAGGGAAAACATGGGGAAAGATCTGCGTGTGTCCTCTGAAATCaaacctctgacctctgcaaAAGTTTGAATTCCTGTATAACGAGTTTTATAAGCAGCCACCAATAAAAACGTCACCTGTGAGGCttcaactgtaaaatgaaatgcaaatatacAAGAAGATCTGGGTGAACGGGTGAGGGAGAAGAAACAGATGGAACTCGACACGTGAGCAGAGGAGGGAtgttttgaaataataaaaatcaccTCCCCCTGCTCAGTATTAATATCAGTTATGATTAGACTAGAAGAAGCAAGAATACACAGAGGTTGAATGATTATGTAACAGAACCATAAAGATAACGCAAGATACCGAGGGGGAATAAACAGGACGACTGATGGCTGCGGTCACTACGTCGTTCCTTTGTGTTGCTTGCGTGGCCGTGTGATGAAATGGTGTTTGTTTTGCCGTTAAACTGTCGTGATGTTTTGCCGTTTCTTGTCGCTCTGCTCGGCTTTTGCTCTGTCACGCCGTCTTATTATTAATATGAAGAAAAGATTAGAAACAGACAACACCTGGGCTTCACCTCACTACTCTCACCCACACCATCTTAGCTTGGTTTGTGCACGTTTTCCTCTTCGTGGAGCCGTGCGACAGATTGAAATGGAAACCTTAGACACACCCAcgtatgcacaaacacacacacgcacacgctgaCTGAAGTGTGGTTAATATGTGAACTCGTGTCAGATCCTGAGGTTTGTTCAGCTGTCGAACaacatataaaatgtaaatgttaaataaCTCTCGCCCGTGTTTTCAACAGTTCGCTATCTGATCACAATCTGGTCCTACTGTTACGCAAGTACTAAGGTACACAAGGTGATCACAGATAAAGAATGCTGGAATTCAAGTGGCTGACTCGAAGCTATCGGGCGGATCGCCTCAAGCCATAAGAAGTATTCAGTCACCTTTACCTTTTGCATAGATTCATTCATGCGAAGCAACTTCAAGTTCAAAACTCACTGATTTAGTGTAAGAAAACAGTCTTCCATTGTCGTCTACTGACTGCATTGTGGAAGACATGTGAAAAGGCTCCACACACCTTGATCTGAATTCACCGGAGCTTAAATACTGACTTGAATCACTCGTACGAACTGTTTTAGGATGAGAATACAAACATCACCTGGTCCCAGTCACCCGTTTGTAGTTGTTCTCTGAGTACACGGCCAGTATGGAAACCCCGGAGCCGATGTTGACCAGCAGCATGGGGAAGGGGTTGTCCAGGGTGCAGGGCTTCTTCACGCAGCTCTGGGTGTCTGATGGATTCTGGAAGTAGTAGCACTCCGGGTGTCCATTGAAGCCCACCCGGTCGACGTACAGCAGGCCGCGGATCAGGCAGTCCAGCTCGTCgagcttcagcagctccaggtcGGCCATCTGCAGCACAAACGGAGGAGGGTTGAAGTCCTGACAGGACactgtttcagctgctgaacaCCATCAAAGGGGTTTTAATGGTTCAAGATGACTTAAAGTAAGAGATTATTTCATTCCTTGGAGGCATCGTTTTGTCAGTTTTCTGGTGTTCAAAGCGTTTTAAGAGTCGAGTGTGCGCAGGGTTTCGGTCCAGCTCAGCTTATGCTGCAGTGCCCAGAGAGAGCTCATTGatcctgctgcactgcagaaaGGGTCAATGAACTCAGGTAACAGGCACTGAGATATCAAATGCACCAACATGAAGAAATGCTCAAGACATGTATGGATGGCTGCGAAGACatggaggcagacagaaatgcTCTGCTCCAATCAGATGTTAATGGGTACGAACTTCAATCctgtatactgtaaatatgactGTTTACATGGCCTAGTGAGGAAGGTTCAATGCCCCGGACTGTCAGGGTAAATCTGGGTGAGGAAAGTGAAAAAGCAGCACTCGTCCTCCTTTTTTACCACTTATTGATCAACTAATGGATTAATCGACTAATTGCTGCAGCTCTACCAGTAACCAAGAGTtctcagtgagagagacattttaatgctaatcacacatttctgtttgctcACCGTTCTGAAGTCGTTCTCGAACTTGTACGCGCCGCCTCCGGTGGCGCAGAGTGTCGTGTGCAGGCTGGAGAAGTTCTTGTCGTGGCCCATCTGGATGAAACGGGGCATGGCCTGCGTCGGGAAGCGGATGAAGTGCAGGTTCCCCGTCCTGCCACACATGGTCAGGTTCCTCAGCTCCAGGTGGACGTCACGGACGCCTGTTTTACCTGAGTGAGTGAACCACGACTTTTACAATGAAGGACTCCGACCCGATGTACGATGAACTTTCTTTGTCGTAACAAATGAAGCTGCAGTCGAGAACGAATCACCTCAACCTTACGCAATACATGAGCGACACAGTATAGAATCTGTCCTGGTATCTTCTTCTTAAGTGTCCTTGACCTGAATTTTCCTGCCTTCAATACACACACGTTAAAAGATGTGgccttgagtgtgtgtgtgtgtgtgtgtatgtgtgtgtgtgtgtgtgtgtgtgtgtgggtaggCGTACCATAGGCCACGTTTGAGGTGAGGTAGCGGCGGATGGACTTGAGGTTTTCCACTTCctcttgttcttcctctgcagttaTGTCGACCGGCTCAAAGTACACTAACTTGACCAAGGTTCCTCCGATGTCCATACCAAACCAGGGGAAGGCTGcgggggaggaagagaaaactGTGGTTAACGTCTGGAGCTTTaaacacagaacaaagtgacaaaaaacaGGATGTGACTGATGCCATTAGAGCTCATTTTTGAGCTGCAAAAAACAGATGTTTCAGACGTTTTGCTTCGGTCAGGGGAGCAGCAGACACCTCACCTCAGCGGTGAAGCGTATGGAGCGACGCTGCAGACGGGGATAGAGCTCAAACAACGAGCCCATTAACTGAAAACTGACAGCGACTATTTGAACAACCGATCAGTCATTATTCACCAAAAAAAAGCCCAGCATTTGCAGTTTCCAGCCCGTCAAATGTGATGATTTCCTGCCGTCAATGACAGCCAGAGATCAAACTGTGACACCCGTCTGATGCGAATGGGTCCAACCCGGCGTCCTTCACGTGTCTGAAGGTGGCGTCGACAGATAACTCAGCACAGAGAGGCTGGAGAGGAAACAGTCAGGTCGGATAGTCGGTTGGGAAGAACATTGAGttcagtacaaaaaaaaaatcttcctgCTCAACCGGCTGGGGGGGAAAAACAAACCACCACAGCTCAACAAGAGCCAGTGTCGCCATGGAAACAGACCCCCCCATCGTCTCCtcgtctctccatctctcacgCACTCCTGTTTTCTCTTCGCTTAGcttttcctctccacctctcagcCACGCTCTCGTCCACCTTTCTTTCTCCGCCTCCTTCCATCTCCACGTCTCTGCCTGCACCGTCTCCATCACTCTGTCCCATCCGTctgtctccagctcctcctcccgCGTTTGCTCACTTCTTGTCTCTCgatcaatttaattcaattcagttaAGATTTACTGGCATGGACGGAGGAGAACTGATACTGCAAGAGGTTTTTAATGCACCGGAAAACAACTACATCAGCCTTCCTTTACTCTCCAGTTCAACGCAGTCGGCTTTTATTTGCAAGATTACGGCTGAAACGCTCAGTTGATTAAACGACGACAtaattaatctgcaactatttcaATAATCGATTAATACTTTCACCCTCTAGTTGCTGCTCTTCTActgtgatgatttgctgcttttctctgtcttacATTGttgtaaaatgaatattttttagTTTTGGAAGATGTCATCTTCACCTCTGAGAATATTTGATGTAggttttttctattttattgcCTTTAATTAAGAATGtgatctgcagattaatcaatagagaaaagaatcattagctgcagccctgatgataataTAACTGAGCAATGTGTTGccagaataaaagaaagactAAATAAACGCATCTACTTCAGGATGGTGGTAATAAAAACGTGATCGTGTAGAGAAACAGTCGCCTGGGTTTTTTAAAGTCTCAACTTGATGTTGTTGATCTGTGgatcaacaaaaacacacgaGAGATCCAAACTCAATGTGAGAAACTGCCTCCAAAATCGCTGAAAAACACGTGAAATAAAATCTCAGGGTGTGAAATCACATCAGTGAAAACCCAACCAACCCCCCCATCAGGTGTGTTTTACTTAGCAGAAGCTATTTTTAGAGGCCACCTGTATCGATTGATGTCTCTTTGCGTTAGCGGTTCACCAAATACCAAAGATCTGTTTTGACACGTGAATGTTTGAGGACTGTGTGCTCTTGACTGGTGACAGTCACGGTGAGGCATTGAGGTTACTGAGGGTCAAATCAGAGCTCAGTCTCTGAAACATTAAAGTTC
Proteins encoded in this region:
- the pank1a gene encoding pantothenate kinase 1a isoform X1, with product MDKAKSMIDKKGASGPFHINNGQTQRGFHGHVAVAANGSCCSGNAFSSGSGSNSSTFETMHHLHRGDDEECNGSPAKRCRLRRRTESVRRSRPPFPWFGMDIGGTLVKLVYFEPVDITAEEEQEEVENLKSIRRYLTSNVAYGKTGVRDVHLELRNLTMCGRTGNLHFIRFPTQAMPRFIQMGHDKNFSSLHTTLCATGGGAYKFENDFRTMADLELLKLDELDCLIRGLLYVDRVGFNGHPECYYFQNPSDTQSCVKKPCTLDNPFPMLLVNIGSGVSILAVYSENNYKRVTGTSLGGGTFLGLCCLLTGCETFEEALEMASKGDSTNVDKLVKDIYGGDYERFGLQGSAVASSFGHMMSKEKRDSISKEDLARATLVTITNNIGSIARMCAVNEKIERVVFVGNFLRINTVSTKLLAYAMDFWSKGQLRALFLEHEGYFGAVGALMELLKTTEDP
- the pank1a gene encoding pantothenate kinase 1a isoform X2 — its product is MKLISEKKPAFPWFGMDIGGTLVKLVYFEPVDITAEEEQEEVENLKSIRRYLTSNVAYGKTGVRDVHLELRNLTMCGRTGNLHFIRFPTQAMPRFIQMGHDKNFSSLHTTLCATGGGAYKFENDFRTMADLELLKLDELDCLIRGLLYVDRVGFNGHPECYYFQNPSDTQSCVKKPCTLDNPFPMLLVNIGSGVSILAVYSENNYKRVTGTSLGGGTFLGLCCLLTGCETFEEALEMASKGDSTNVDKLVKDIYGGDYERFGLQGSAVASSFGHMMSKEKRDSISKEDLARATLVTITNNIGSIARMCAVNEKIERVVFVGNFLRINTVSTKLLAYAMDFWSKGQLRALFLEHEGYFGAVGALMELLKTTEDP